Proteins encoded together in one Gemmatimonadota bacterium DH-78 window:
- a CDS encoding cupin domain-containing protein: MAVRHAADIARDPVSAGSGTERQVLIGPETGPNFALRRFIMQPGGGMPRHTNAVEHEQYVLRGRATVVIGEETFTVSADDVVYIPAGVPHSYRAEGDTPFEFLCVVPNAEDRIEILDDGA; encoded by the coding sequence ATGGCCGTTCGTCACGCCGCCGACATCGCGCGCGATCCCGTCTCCGCGGGGTCGGGCACCGAACGTCAGGTGCTCATCGGGCCCGAGACCGGGCCGAACTTCGCTCTCCGTCGGTTCATCATGCAGCCGGGCGGCGGCATGCCCCGGCACACCAACGCCGTGGAGCACGAGCAGTACGTGCTGCGGGGACGCGCCACCGTGGTGATCGGCGAGGAGACCTTCACCGTCTCGGCCGACGACGTGGTCTACATTCCGGCCGGAGTCCCCCATTCGTATCGGGCGGAGGGCGACACGCCCTTCGAGTTCCTGTGCGTGGTACCCAACGCCGAGGATCGCATCGAGATCCTCGACGACGGAGCGTAG
- a CDS encoding endonuclease/exonuclease/phosphatase family protein has protein sequence MRNRAPIVRCSGEGHRVRLAGGRRFFAAARCPRCGAPVDPWRWRRVLAGARELLRPSGERAVDRVGHGLAVGWIAVVLVATLLLWGFADVWWPATILLFGPRWVLLVPAAVLVPWALWRDRALVAPLLLALLVGAGPLVGLRSGIRALLPTGDGPTLTVASLNARGGDDLPPLTEMLADWNADVVLFQECSGPLREQILALEGDHSPVDVHAATGLCMVTRLELQQVSQMEREAFRFAGGAGLVWSYRLGWYDESLTVTNLHLETQREGLELVRQGQVAEAIAPLEEKSFLRSIELQAARRWVDGLDGPHIVAGDFNTPPESRIYRSAWSDWTNAFDARGRGLGGTRPNGWIRARIDHVLLDPGWRVVEVRVADDVGSDHLPVVARVRRR, from the coding sequence ATGCGAAACCGCGCACCCATCGTACGCTGCTCCGGCGAAGGCCACCGGGTTCGGCTCGCCGGCGGTCGACGGTTCTTCGCCGCGGCGCGCTGCCCGCGGTGCGGAGCCCCGGTCGACCCGTGGCGTTGGCGCCGGGTGCTCGCCGGTGCGCGCGAACTGCTGCGCCCGTCGGGCGAGCGCGCCGTCGACCGCGTGGGGCACGGCCTCGCCGTGGGCTGGATCGCGGTGGTGCTCGTCGCGACGCTGCTGCTCTGGGGCTTCGCCGACGTCTGGTGGCCGGCCACCATTCTGCTCTTCGGGCCCCGCTGGGTGCTGCTGGTGCCCGCCGCCGTGCTCGTCCCGTGGGCGCTCTGGCGCGACCGGGCTCTCGTCGCACCCCTGCTTCTCGCCCTGCTCGTGGGGGCGGGTCCGCTGGTCGGGCTCCGGAGCGGGATCCGCGCGCTGCTTCCCACCGGCGACGGGCCCACCTTGACGGTGGCTTCGCTCAACGCGCGCGGGGGTGACGATCTGCCCCCGCTCACCGAGATGCTCGCCGACTGGAACGCCGACGTGGTGCTGTTTCAGGAGTGCTCGGGGCCGTTGCGGGAGCAGATCCTCGCCCTGGAAGGCGACCACTCTCCCGTGGACGTCCACGCCGCGACCGGGCTGTGCATGGTCACGCGCCTCGAGCTGCAGCAGGTGTCGCAGATGGAGCGCGAGGCCTTCCGTTTCGCCGGTGGCGCGGGGCTCGTGTGGAGCTACCGCCTGGGGTGGTACGACGAGTCGCTGACCGTCACGAACCTGCACCTCGAGACCCAGCGCGAGGGGCTGGAGCTGGTGCGCCAGGGGCAGGTGGCCGAGGCCATCGCCCCCCTCGAAGAGAAGTCGTTCCTCCGCAGCATCGAACTGCAGGCCGCCCGCCGCTGGGTGGACGGCCTCGACGGGCCCCACATCGTGGCCGGCGACTTCAATACGCCGCCGGAGAGCCGGATCTACCGCTCGGCGTGGAGCGACTGGACCAACGCCTTCGACGCGCGTGGCCGGGGGCTGGGGGGCACCCGACCGAACGGCTGGATCCGCGCCCGCATCGATCACGTTCTGCTCGATCCCGGCTGGCGGGTGGTGGAGGTGCGGGTGGCCGACGACGTGGGCTCCGACCATCTGCCGGTGGTGGCCCGGGTGCGGCGTCGCTGA
- a CDS encoding ABC transporter permease yields MRLHRLLLGLYPPSFRRRFGPDLLEVLRERRAEARHRGWRGGLRFWTETVIDSVRAAPDAWRQARAAGELGGGGDGNMDGVRQDLAFAVRTLARSPGFTLLAVLTLAVGIGSTSAIFGVVNSVLLRPLPYGEPDRVVTLWSSWRGFDETWLSESEAQAYASMVESFDDLAVWGGTNVNFSSADNPERVAGAMATHDLDEVFGIEMAAGRFFTEAEGLVADDGPAETIVISHEAWMRRYAGDPAIVGRSVDVNGRSREIVGVLPEGFRLPTDYGTGAVTDVYFPMGLVRDVPTSFPQGGGSHFLYGAARLRAGVTPEAARAEVHRVIDRLRTEFDAYPPELSFAPIVRTAADDIVGTLRPAVLALLGTVAFVLLIACANVANLHLTRARSRASELAVRAALGAGRRRIVRQLLTESAVLAAVGGGLGLLLAWGGIAVFRRLDPGSLPRIDEVGIDGVVVAFSLAATIGTVLLFGLVPAIQAARPGIRDRMDGRSGGGTSRWQGALVAFEMALAVILVIGAGLMVRTFDRLASIDTGFDGSRVLSLAVSLPGTTYPTPEDALAFHREAMRSIGELAGVERVAAARILPLASQIGDWGLALEAYDPAPGLPMNGDWQIAAPGYFEIMDIPLVAGRGFEEGDDETAAGVVVVNEAFVRHFWPDGRDPIGRRVAMRTGADEPAWMTVVGVAGDVTHNGLTAEIKRKFYVPLAQWSVASGGGRPNSLRYVIRTASDPAAMAAPVRDLVRRLDPTLAVAEVRTIDDIKAAAVSQPRFTVLLMGVFSLVALLLAAIGIYGVVAFGVTRRVREIGVRMALGARGGEVVALLLRQGAVMVAVGLAVGVGGALVLSRFLASLLYEVPPSDPVTYLTVVAGFAVIATVATWIPARRAARIDAVRALRAD; encoded by the coding sequence GTGCGCCTGCACCGACTCCTGCTGGGCCTCTACCCGCCGTCGTTCCGCCGGCGGTTCGGGCCCGATCTGCTCGAGGTGCTGCGGGAGCGGCGGGCGGAGGCGCGGCACCGGGGGTGGCGAGGGGGACTCCGGTTCTGGACGGAGACGGTGATCGATTCGGTCCGTGCCGCGCCCGATGCGTGGCGCCAGGCGCGGGCCGCGGGTGAACTCGGGGGAGGAGGGGATGGGAACATGGACGGTGTGCGGCAGGATCTCGCTTTCGCGGTACGAACGCTGGCCCGGTCGCCCGGGTTCACGCTGTTGGCGGTGCTCACCCTGGCCGTCGGCATCGGATCGACCTCGGCGATCTTCGGGGTCGTCAACTCCGTGCTGCTCCGTCCGCTGCCCTACGGCGAGCCCGATCGGGTCGTGACGCTGTGGAGCTCCTGGCGCGGCTTCGACGAGACCTGGCTCTCCGAGAGCGAGGCACAGGCGTACGCGAGCATGGTCGAGTCGTTCGACGACCTGGCCGTCTGGGGTGGCACCAACGTCAACTTCTCGAGCGCCGACAACCCCGAGCGGGTGGCGGGAGCCATGGCCACCCACGACCTCGACGAGGTGTTCGGGATCGAGATGGCCGCGGGCCGGTTCTTCACCGAAGCGGAGGGGCTCGTCGCGGACGACGGCCCCGCCGAAACCATCGTGATCTCGCACGAGGCGTGGATGCGGCGCTATGCGGGAGATCCGGCGATCGTCGGGCGCAGCGTGGATGTGAACGGGCGCAGTCGCGAGATCGTCGGGGTGCTGCCCGAGGGGTTCCGGCTGCCCACCGACTACGGCACCGGGGCCGTCACCGACGTCTACTTCCCGATGGGTCTCGTGCGCGACGTGCCCACCTCGTTCCCCCAGGGCGGCGGCTCCCATTTCCTCTACGGCGCCGCGCGGCTGCGGGCGGGAGTGACGCCCGAGGCGGCGCGGGCCGAGGTGCACCGGGTGATCGACCGATTGCGCACCGAGTTCGACGCCTACCCACCGGAGCTGTCGTTCGCGCCGATCGTGCGGACCGCCGCCGACGACATCGTGGGCACGCTGCGTCCGGCGGTGCTCGCCCTGCTCGGCACCGTGGCCTTCGTGCTCCTGATCGCCTGCGCGAACGTCGCCAACCTCCATCTGACCCGCGCGCGATCGCGCGCCTCCGAACTGGCCGTGCGGGCCGCGCTCGGCGCCGGGCGGCGCCGGATCGTGCGCCAGCTCCTCACCGAGAGCGCGGTGCTGGCGGCGGTGGGCGGGGGACTCGGATTGCTGCTGGCGTGGGGCGGAATCGCCGTCTTCCGACGCCTCGACCCGGGATCGCTGCCACGCATCGACGAGGTGGGCATCGACGGTGTGGTGGTGGCCTTCTCGCTCGCGGCCACGATCGGCACCGTGCTGCTCTTCGGACTGGTGCCGGCCATCCAGGCGGCACGGCCCGGGATCCGCGACCGCATGGACGGCCGGAGCGGGGGAGGCACGAGTCGCTGGCAGGGGGCCCTGGTGGCCTTCGAGATGGCACTGGCCGTGATCCTGGTGATCGGAGCCGGACTGATGGTGCGCACCTTCGACCGCCTGGCGTCGATCGATACCGGGTTCGACGGGTCGCGGGTGCTGTCGCTGGCGGTGAGTCTGCCCGGCACCACCTACCCCACCCCCGAAGACGCCCTCGCCTTCCACCGCGAGGCCATGCGGTCGATCGGCGAACTGGCCGGCGTGGAGCGGGTGGCGGCGGCCCGGATCCTGCCGCTCGCCTCGCAGATCGGCGACTGGGGGCTGGCCCTCGAGGCCTACGATCCCGCGCCGGGGCTGCCCATGAACGGCGACTGGCAGATCGCGGCGCCCGGGTACTTCGAGATCATGGACATTCCGCTCGTGGCCGGACGCGGCTTCGAGGAGGGCGACGACGAGACCGCGGCCGGGGTGGTGGTGGTCAACGAGGCCTTCGTGCGCCACTTCTGGCCCGATGGACGGGATCCGATCGGGCGGCGCGTGGCGATGCGGACCGGAGCCGACGAGCCGGCCTGGATGACCGTGGTGGGCGTGGCGGGCGACGTCACGCACAACGGACTCACCGCCGAGATCAAGCGGAAGTTCTACGTGCCCCTCGCCCAGTGGAGCGTCGCGTCGGGCGGGGGACGACCCAACTCGCTGCGCTACGTGATCCGCACGGCGAGCGACCCGGCGGCGATGGCGGCCCCGGTGCGCGACCTCGTGCGCCGGCTCGACCCCACCCTGGCCGTGGCCGAGGTCCGCACCATCGACGACATCAAGGCCGCCGCGGTCTCTCAGCCGCGCTTCACCGTCCTGCTCATGGGCGTCTTCTCGCTCGTCGCTCTCCTGCTGGCGGCGATCGGCATCTACGGGGTGGTGGCCTTCGGGGTCACCCGCCGGGTACGGGAGATCGGGGTGCGCATGGCGCTGGGGGCGAGGGGCGGCGAGGTGGTGGCGCTCCTCCTCCGCCAGGGCGCTGTGATGGTCGCGGTCGGACTGGCGGTGGGGGTGGGCGGCGCGCTCGTGTTGTCGCGGTTCCTCGCCTCGCTGCTCTACGAGGTGCCGCCGAGCGACCCGGTCACCTATCTCACCGTCGTAGCCGGCTTCGCGGTGATCGCTACCGTCGCCACCTGGATCCCCGCCCGGCGGGCCGCACGCATCGACGCCGTGCGGGCGCTCAGGGCCGACTGA
- a CDS encoding PadR family transcriptional regulator has product MSDAALDPVLPLSRSLLHLLMALQEGERHGYAVMKWVEDHTDGVVRMGPGTLYTTIQRAETLGLIVESDERAPSEEDQRQRKYYDLTPLGLSALRAEVERWGAFVDRARATLSRGG; this is encoded by the coding sequence ATGTCCGATGCCGCGCTCGACCCGGTACTGCCGCTCTCGCGGAGTCTGCTCCACCTGCTGATGGCCCTCCAGGAGGGCGAGCGCCACGGGTACGCCGTGATGAAGTGGGTGGAAGACCACACCGACGGCGTGGTTCGGATGGGCCCGGGCACGCTCTACACCACGATCCAGCGGGCCGAGACGCTCGGGCTGATCGTCGAGTCGGACGAGCGCGCGCCCTCCGAAGAAGACCAGCGCCAGCGCAAGTACTACGACCTCACCCCGCTCGGACTGTCGGCGCTGCGCGCGGAGGTGGAGCGCTGGGGGGCCTTCGTCGATCGGGCGCGGGCCACCCTGTCTCGGGGCGGGTGA
- a CDS encoding M20/M25/M40 family metallo-hydrolase has protein sequence MKNLAAIPLALALALFTPSPGTGQLTSTEQRLVEAVEANQPEAIALLETIVNINSGTLNAAGQRAVYDVLAPRFEALGFEVEYVVPAVENRGGHLVARRAGDRGRHLLLIGHLDTVFEEDSPFQRWEMLDDSIARGPGAADMKGGDVVIWSALEAMHAAGTLDGAAITVVMTGDEERPGSPVAEARRALVEAGVEADVALGFEGGTPGLGVIARRSSSSWKLEITATTAHSSGVFSDFVGAGAIYEAARILEDFYSEIRGEENLTFNASTIVGGTEAEWDDVTARGSAFGKTNVVPPVAIVTGDIRTITDEQLERTREKMRQIVARSLPGTSARITFGEGYPSMPPTQANRDLLEVLSGVSVDLGEGPVEAFDPGRRGAADISFVASVIDAGLDGLGPDGRGSHTVDESVDLRSLEAAAKRAAVLMTRLTSN, from the coding sequence GTGAAGAACCTCGCCGCGATCCCGCTCGCCCTCGCCCTCGCCCTCTTCACTCCGTCGCCCGGCACCGGGCAGTTGACCTCCACGGAGCAGCGTCTCGTCGAGGCGGTCGAGGCCAACCAGCCCGAGGCGATCGCCCTGCTCGAGACGATCGTGAACATCAACAGCGGCACCCTCAACGCGGCGGGGCAGCGCGCCGTGTACGACGTGCTCGCTCCGCGGTTCGAAGCCCTGGGCTTCGAGGTGGAGTACGTGGTGCCCGCAGTGGAGAATCGGGGCGGGCACCTCGTGGCACGCCGCGCGGGAGATCGGGGTCGCCACCTGCTGCTGATCGGCCATCTCGACACGGTGTTCGAGGAGGACAGCCCCTTCCAGCGGTGGGAGATGCTCGACGACTCCATCGCGCGGGGTCCGGGAGCCGCCGACATGAAGGGCGGCGACGTGGTGATCTGGTCGGCGCTGGAGGCGATGCACGCCGCGGGTACCCTCGACGGGGCGGCCATCACGGTGGTGATGACGGGCGACGAGGAGCGGCCCGGAAGCCCGGTCGCCGAGGCGCGTCGCGCGCTGGTGGAGGCGGGGGTGGAGGCCGACGTCGCCCTCGGCTTCGAGGGCGGCACGCCCGGACTCGGGGTGATCGCACGGCGCAGTTCGAGCTCGTGGAAGCTGGAGATCACGGCCACCACCGCCCACTCCTCGGGCGTGTTCTCCGACTTCGTGGGCGCGGGAGCCATCTACGAGGCGGCGCGGATCCTCGAGGACTTCTACTCCGAGATCCGGGGCGAGGAGAACCTCACCTTCAACGCCTCGACCATCGTGGGCGGCACCGAGGCCGAGTGGGACGACGTCACCGCCCGGGGATCGGCCTTCGGCAAGACCAACGTGGTTCCTCCGGTGGCGATCGTGACCGGCGACATCCGCACCATCACCGACGAGCAGCTCGAACGCACGCGGGAGAAGATGCGCCAGATCGTGGCTCGCTCGCTGCCGGGCACCTCCGCCCGCATCACCTTCGGGGAGGGCTACCCCTCGATGCCGCCCACGCAGGCGAACCGCGATCTGCTCGAGGTGCTCAGCGGCGTGAGCGTCGATCTCGGCGAGGGCCCGGTGGAGGCCTTCGATCCGGGCCGGCGTGGCGCGGCGGACATCTCGTTCGTGGCGTCGGTGATCGACGCCGGACTCGATGGGCTCGGACCGGACGGCCGCGGGTCGCACACGGTCGACGAGTCGGTGGATCTGCGTTCGCTCGAGGCCGCGGCGAAGCGGGCGGCGGTGCTGATGACCCGGCTGACGTCGAACTGA
- a CDS encoding NUDIX domain-containing protein codes for MTSSTPPGHTPPRSIVPVVAAVVEREGRYLVGRRPAHKRHGDLWEFPGGKLEPDESWASGASRELDEELGVVVASLGATLFERRDAGSPYVIRFVETEIRGTPRPLEHSEVGWFTLDELEAMPLAPSDAAFVRHRRARAGST; via the coding sequence ATGACCTCTTCGACGCCCCCGGGGCACACGCCCCCCCGATCCATCGTGCCCGTGGTGGCCGCCGTCGTCGAGCGAGAGGGGCGGTACCTGGTGGGCCGACGCCCAGCGCACAAGCGTCACGGCGATCTCTGGGAGTTTCCCGGCGGAAAGCTCGAGCCCGACGAGTCGTGGGCGTCGGGCGCCTCTCGCGAGCTCGACGAGGAACTCGGCGTCGTCGTCGCGTCGCTCGGCGCCACCCTCTTCGAGCGCCGCGATGCGGGCTCCCCCTACGTCATCCGCTTCGTCGAGACGGAGATCCGGGGCACGCCCCGCCCTCTGGAGCACTCCGAGGTGGGCTGGTTCACCCTCGACGAGTTGGAGGCCATGCCGCTGGCCCCTTCCGATGCCGCCTTCGTGCGTCACCGAAGAGCCCGCGCGGGCTCCACGTAA
- a CDS encoding c-type cytochrome, with the protein MKTVLRIVAGLALLLLVVVVGGYLWASRATASTLARTIDTHAVDFPIPWPDVGPGGELGDSAAASVDPRQAALERGAHLVRARYPCADCHGENLGGGVMMDAMPVAQAFGPNLTLGEGGVTRDYGPSDWDRAVRHGVGTDGRPLAMPAVEFRSMSDQELADIVTYIRSLPPVDNTVMPFRTGPIGKMLVATGAFGFSADALPHFDDHAAMPPEAGPTVEFGAHLAATCAGCHHTHYAGGSFPGEPGWPPSSNLTPAGAIGGWSLEEFRRVMREGVRPDGTEVAVPMTYILGLGQAMSDMELEAIYLFLQSLPATETPD; encoded by the coding sequence ATGAAGACCGTGCTCCGCATCGTGGCTGGACTCGCCCTGCTTCTCCTCGTGGTGGTGGTCGGCGGTTATCTCTGGGCCTCGCGGGCCACCGCGTCGACGCTCGCTCGCACGATCGACACCCACGCGGTCGACTTTCCGATCCCCTGGCCCGACGTGGGGCCGGGGGGAGAGCTCGGAGACTCCGCCGCGGCGTCGGTCGACCCGAGGCAGGCCGCGCTGGAGCGGGGAGCGCACCTCGTTCGGGCGCGCTACCCCTGCGCCGACTGCCACGGCGAGAACCTCGGCGGCGGCGTGATGATGGATGCCATGCCGGTGGCGCAGGCGTTCGGTCCGAACCTCACCCTCGGCGAGGGCGGAGTGACCCGTGATTACGGGCCGTCCGACTGGGACCGCGCGGTGCGGCACGGGGTCGGCACCGACGGGCGACCGCTCGCGATGCCCGCCGTGGAGTTTCGGTCGATGTCCGACCAGGAACTCGCCGACATCGTCACCTACATCCGGTCGCTGCCCCCGGTGGACAACACGGTGATGCCCTTCCGGACCGGCCCGATCGGCAAGATGCTCGTGGCCACCGGCGCGTTCGGCTTCTCGGCCGATGCCCTCCCCCACTTCGACGACCACGCCGCGATGCCGCCCGAGGCCGGTCCGACGGTGGAGTTCGGCGCGCACCTCGCCGCCACCTGCGCCGGGTGTCACCACACCCACTACGCCGGCGGCTCGTTTCCCGGGGAGCCCGGCTGGCCGCCCTCGTCCAACCTCACGCCCGCAGGGGCGATCGGGGGCTGGAGCCTCGAGGAGTTTCGCCGAGTGATGCGGGAGGGAGTCCGGCCCGACGGCACCGAAGTGGCGGTGCCGATGACGTACATTCTCGGGCTGGGCCAGGCCATGTCGGACATGGAGTTGGAGGCGATCTACCTCTTCCTCCAGTCGCTGCCGGCCACCGAGACCCCCGACTGA